The following proteins are encoded in a genomic region of Agelaius phoeniceus isolate bAgePho1 chromosome 17, bAgePho1.hap1, whole genome shotgun sequence:
- the TRPC4AP gene encoding short transient receptor potential channel 4-associated protein, protein MAAVAGAGTGPGSGCTGSGGTRAATTNILAQLRHGQLSGRGLTRGAQITEALLKERDKQAKWNGIPLLLQKLYEHSHPNSDFSQCQSILKEISPLLSMEAMVYVTEDRKAAQESSFPNTYTFDLFGGVDLLVEILMRPTLITQKKKQKISDDLIKDCLSILYNTCICTEGVTRRLAERNDFVLFLFTLMTNKKTFLQTATLIEDILGVKKEMIQLDDIPNLASLVSSFDQQQLANFCRILAVTISELDTGSDDKHTLLAKNAQQKKNLGPSRAEINQATLLNIPGFIERLCKLATRKVSETTGTSSFLQELEEWYTWLDNALVLDALMRVANEEAEQSSTESSDESGLANTSTRTQLPQSMKIMHEIMYKLEVLYVLCVLLMGRQRNQVHKMIAEFRLIPGLNNLFDKLIWRKHSASALVLHGHNQNCDCSPDITLKIQFLRLLQSFSDHHENKYLLLNSQELNELSAISHKANIPEVDAVVNTDRSLVCDGKRGLLTRLLQVMKKEPAESSFRFWQARAVESFLRGTTSYADQMFLLKRGLLEHILYCIVDSECKSRDVLQSYFDLLGELMKFNIDAFKRFNKYINTDEKFQIFLNQINSSLVDSNMLVRCITLSLDRFENQSDAKVAEVLSECRLLSYMSQMSMRMSFLFRLINIIHVQTLTQENVSCLNTSLVILMLARRKEKLPFYLRTLQQMEYTEKYPGFILNNFHSLLRFWQQHYLNKDKDSTCLENSSCISFTYWKETVSILLSPDRTSPCAIVSYIDEAYMDIDRDFSEE, encoded by the exons atcaCAGAGGCCTTGTTGAAGGAGAGAGATAAACAGGCAAAATGGAATGGGATCCCCTTGCTGTTGCAGAAGCTGTATGAGCACAGCCACCCAAACAGTGACTTCTCCCAGTGCCAAAGCATCCTAAAG GAAATTTCTCCACTTCTCTCGATGGAAGCCATGGTTTATGTCACAGAAGACAGAAAAGCTGCTCAAGAATCCAGTTTCCCAAACACATACACATTTGATTTGTTTGGAGGAGTCGAT cttttaGTAGAAATTCTCATGAGACCAACTCTTATTacacagaaaaagaagcagaaaa TAAGTGATGACCTCATCAAGGACTGTTTAAGCATACTGTACAACACCTGTATATGT ACAGAAGGAGTCACAAGGCGGCTGGCAGAGAGAAATGACTTTGTGTTGTTCCTGTTTACACTGATGACAAACAAAAAGACATTCCTACAAACTGCAACACTCATTGAAGATATCCTGGGAGTTAAAAAG GAAATGATCCAGCTGGATGATATTCCCAACCTGGCCAGCCTGGTGTCCAGCTttgaccagcagcagctggccaACTTCTGCAGGATCCTGGCTGTCACCATCTCGGAGCTGGACACGGGCAGTGATGACAAGCACACACTTCTGGCCAAAAAtgcccagcagaaaaaaaacttgGGCCCTTCCCGAGCTGAAATTAATCAAG ctaCACTTCTGAATATTCCAGGCTTCATCGAGCGGTTGTGCAAACTGGCCACAAGGAAAGTGTCTGAAACAACAGGGACTTCCagcttcctgcaggagctggaggagtgGTACACCTGGCTGGACAATGCCCTGGTGCTGGATGCACTGATGAGAGTGGCAAATgaagaggcagagcagagcagtacAG AGTCTTCAGATGAGAGTGGACTGGCCAACACCTCCACAAGGACACAGCTGCCCCAGTCCATGAAGATCATGCACGAGATCATGTACAAGCTGGAGGTGCTCTATGTTCTCTGTGTGCTGCtcatgggcaggcagaggaatcAG GTTCATAAGATGATAGCAGAGTTCAGACTCATTCCTGGCCTCAATAACCTGTTTGACAAACTCATCTGGAGGAAGCACTCGGCCTCAGCCTTGGTTCTGCACGGACACAACCAGAACTGTGATTGCAGCCCG GACATTACTTTAAAGATACAATTCTTGAGGCTTCTTCAGAGCTTCAGTGACCACCATGA GAACAAGTATCTCCTTTTGAacagccaggagctgaatgAGCTGAGTGCAATCTCCCACAAAGCCAACATCCCTGAAGTGGATGCAGTGGTCAACACTGACAG gagccttgTCTGTGATGGGAAGAGAGGTTTGCTGACCAGACTGCTTCAGGTCATGAAGAAGGAGCCAGCAGAATCCTCCTTCAG GTTTTGGCAAGCAAGGGCAGTTGAAAGTTTTCTGCGAGGCACCACCTCCTATGCAGACCAGATGTTCCTCCTCAAGAGAGGGCTCCTGGAG CATATTCTCTACTGCATTGTTGATAGTGAGTGCAAGTCACGGGATGTGCTTCAGAGTTACTTTGACCTTCTGGGAGAGCTGATGAAATTCAATATTGATGCATTCAAGAGGTTCAACAAATACATCAACACAGATGAGAAG TTccagatatttttaaatcagATCAACAGCTCTCTGGTGGACTCAAACATGCTGGTTCGCTGCATCACGCTGTCCCTGGACCGCTTTGAGAATCAGTCTGATGCTAAAG TGGCAGAGGTGCTGTCCGAGTGCCGCCTCTTGTCCTACATGTCCCAGATGTCCATGAGAATGTCCTTCCTCTTCCGTCTCATCAACATTATCCATGTACAGACACTCACACAG GAAAATGTGAGTTGTTTGAACACGAGTTTAGTTATCCTAATGCTGGCCCGAAGGAAAGAAAAACTCCCTTTTTATCTGCGCACCTTGCAACAGATGGaatacacagaaaaataccCTGGCTTCATCCTGAACAACTTCCACAGCCTCCTGCGATTCTGGCAGCAGCATTACCTCAACAAGGACAAAGACAGCACCTGCTTAGAAAAT AGCTCCTGTATTAGTTTTACCTACTGGAAAGAGACTGTTTCGATACTGCTCAGTCCGGACCGGACGTCCCCCTGTGCCATAGTCAGCTACATCGACGAGGCGTACATGGACATTGACAGAGACTTCTCCGAGGAGTAA